A window of the Terriglobia bacterium genome harbors these coding sequences:
- the pseG gene encoding UDP-2,4-diacetamido-2,4,6-trideoxy-beta-L-altropyranose hydrolase, which yields MAAERGVRGKRLLVRADANVEIGTGHVMRCLALAQAWQDGGGAVTYAMRTPEAKVRNRLESENIATKEIRGAGDAAATVEAARESGANWVVLDGYGFGAEYQRQMQAAGYPVLFVDDYGHSSEYSAELVLNQNLGADEGWYGKRSPNTRLLLGTDYSLLRREFRSRGRLRNMFPEVARNVLITIGGADAGNVTALAISAVAKLGLQEIAVKVAVGPANPHHGELQALVAGLGLPIELVSTTTQMPELMEWADVAVSATGSTSWELLFMQVPFVGICVADNQRPGTRHLSEKGFAITLDFTPNLAADDIADALKKLVPDQHKRSAMARRGRELVDGNGVERVIAAMCETRA from the coding sequence ATGGCGGCTGAGCGCGGGGTCCGCGGCAAGCGCCTTCTGGTGCGGGCCGACGCGAACGTCGAGATCGGGACGGGGCACGTGATGCGCTGCCTGGCGCTGGCGCAGGCGTGGCAGGACGGGGGCGGCGCGGTCACCTACGCGATGCGGACGCCCGAGGCCAAGGTCCGGAATCGGCTCGAATCCGAGAACATCGCGACCAAAGAGATCCGCGGGGCCGGCGATGCCGCGGCCACGGTGGAGGCGGCGAGAGAGTCCGGGGCGAACTGGGTGGTCTTGGATGGGTACGGGTTCGGCGCCGAATACCAGCGACAGATGCAGGCGGCCGGCTACCCGGTCCTGTTCGTGGACGATTACGGGCACAGTAGCGAGTACAGCGCCGAGCTGGTGCTGAACCAGAACCTCGGCGCCGACGAGGGCTGGTACGGCAAACGGTCGCCAAACACGCGGCTGCTGCTGGGGACGGATTATTCCCTGCTGCGGCGCGAATTCCGCTCGCGCGGGCGACTGCGAAACATGTTTCCTGAGGTGGCGCGCAACGTCCTGATCACCATCGGCGGGGCGGACGCGGGGAATGTGACCGCGCTGGCGATCTCGGCGGTGGCGAAGCTGGGGCTGCAGGAAATCGCGGTGAAAGTGGCGGTCGGGCCGGCGAATCCGCACCACGGGGAACTCCAGGCGCTGGTCGCCGGGCTGGGATTGCCGATCGAACTGGTGAGCACTACGACGCAGATGCCGGAACTGATGGAATGGGCCGACGTCGCGGTGTCGGCGACCGGAAGCACCTCCTGGGAGCTGCTGTTCATGCAGGTCCCGTTCGTGGGCATCTGCGTGGCCGACAACCAGCGCCCCGGGACACGGCACTTGAGCGAGAAGGGGTTCGCGATCACACTCGACTTCACGCCAAACCTGGCGGCCGACGACATCGCCGACGCCCTGAAGAAACTGGTGCCAGACCAGCACAAGCGCTCGGCCATGGCGCGCCGCGGGCGCGAGCTGGTGGACGGCAATGGAGTGGAGCGAGTGATCGCGGCCATGTGCGAGACGCGGGCATGA
- the pseC gene encoding UDP-4-amino-4,6-dideoxy-N-acetyl-beta-L-altrosamine transaminase, which produces MLGYGRQWIEQEDIDAVAEVLRSDWLTCGPMVERFERTVAEFVGASHGVAVSSGTAALHAAVHAAGIGAGDEVIVPAMTFAASANAVLYAGGKPVFADVDADTLLLDPADVRKKISERTRAILPVDYAGQPCDYEQLRKIAREHKLTLIADACHALGATVNERRVGTLAELTVFSFHPVKHITTCEGGMIVCQDERLAREMRTFRNHGIDTDARERAAKGSWYYEMVTLGFNYRLSDVQCALGVAQMRRLPQWLERRREIARRYDEAFATIGGVRPLGKREGVSHAYHLYVVRFDLPKAKKEDIFAALRAEGIGVNVHYIPVHLHPYYRKNLGTKPGMCPVAERAYEQIVSLPMFPAMSDQDVSDVIEAVGKVVRRYGG; this is translated from the coding sequence ATGCTGGGCTACGGCCGGCAGTGGATCGAGCAGGAAGATATCGACGCCGTGGCCGAAGTGCTGCGCTCCGATTGGCTGACCTGCGGGCCGATGGTGGAGCGATTCGAGCGCACCGTCGCGGAGTTCGTGGGCGCATCCCACGGGGTCGCGGTGTCGAGCGGCACGGCCGCGCTGCACGCGGCTGTGCACGCGGCGGGGATCGGAGCGGGCGATGAAGTGATCGTGCCGGCGATGACCTTCGCGGCCAGCGCGAATGCGGTGCTGTACGCGGGCGGAAAGCCCGTGTTCGCCGACGTGGACGCCGATACCCTGCTGCTCGATCCCGCCGATGTCCGCAAGAAGATCAGCGAAAGGACCAGGGCGATCCTGCCGGTCGATTACGCCGGCCAGCCGTGCGATTACGAGCAGTTGCGGAAGATCGCGCGGGAACACAAGCTCACGCTGATCGCCGACGCCTGCCACGCTCTGGGCGCCACCGTGAACGAGAGGCGAGTGGGAACGCTGGCGGAACTCACCGTGTTCAGCTTCCATCCGGTGAAACACATCACCACCTGTGAAGGCGGGATGATCGTTTGCCAGGACGAGCGGCTGGCGCGGGAGATGCGCACGTTCCGCAACCACGGCATCGACACAGACGCGCGGGAGCGCGCCGCCAAGGGCAGTTGGTACTATGAAATGGTGACCCTCGGATTCAACTACCGCTTGTCGGACGTGCAGTGCGCGCTGGGGGTGGCGCAGATGCGCCGGCTGCCGCAGTGGCTGGAGCGGAGGCGGGAGATCGCGCGGCGGTACGACGAGGCGTTCGCGACCATCGGCGGTGTGCGCCCGCTGGGCAAGCGAGAGGGCGTAAGCCACGCGTATCACCTGTACGTGGTCCGGTTCGACCTTCCCAAAGCGAAAAAAGAAGACATCTTCGCGGCGCTGCGCGCCGAGGGGATCGGGGTGAACGTGCACTACATCCCCGTTCATCTGCATCCCTACTATCGCAAGAACCTGGGAACGAAGCCGGGGATGTGCCCGGTGGCGGAGCGGGCGTACGAGCAGATCGTGTCGCTGCCCATGTTCCCGGCAATGAGTGACCAGGACGTGAGCGACGTGATCGAGGCGGTCGGCAAGGTCGTGCGCCGGTATGGCGGCTGA
- the pseB gene encoding UDP-N-acetylglucosamine 4,6-dehydratase (inverting) yields MDLENKVILITGGTGSFGKKFLHIALKEHRPKKLIVFSRDELKQHDMQREFPGGPGSPMRYFLGDVRDRERLNRAFHEVDVVVHAAALKQVPACEYNPFEAVQTNIVGAKNVIDAALDQGVKKVLAVSTDKAVNPVNLYGATKLCAEKMFVQANAYSGDRETRFSVSRYGNVVGSRGSVIPVFLAQRASGKVTVTDPRMTRFWITLDQGARFVMRCVREMHGGEIFVPKLPSMNILDLVKAVAPECKTETIGIRPGEKVHEVLVSEDEARHTVELDDMFVIKPNHPWWGQDNWAHGKKLPDGFRYTSDSNPRWLTDTELQSLLQDGGPAEPLAQERTGSAAH; encoded by the coding sequence ATGGATCTAGAGAATAAGGTCATCCTGATCACCGGCGGCACCGGGTCGTTCGGCAAGAAGTTCCTCCACATCGCGTTGAAAGAGCACCGCCCGAAGAAGCTGATCGTCTTCAGCCGCGATGAACTCAAGCAGCACGACATGCAGCGCGAGTTCCCCGGTGGCCCGGGGTCGCCGATGCGCTACTTCCTGGGCGACGTGCGCGACCGCGAGCGGCTGAACCGGGCCTTCCACGAAGTGGACGTGGTGGTGCACGCGGCGGCGCTTAAGCAGGTCCCGGCCTGCGAATACAACCCCTTCGAGGCGGTGCAGACCAACATCGTGGGCGCGAAGAACGTCATCGATGCGGCGCTCGACCAGGGGGTGAAGAAGGTGCTGGCGGTCAGCACCGACAAGGCCGTGAACCCGGTGAACCTGTACGGGGCGACGAAGCTGTGCGCGGAGAAGATGTTCGTGCAGGCGAACGCGTATTCGGGCGACCGCGAGACGCGGTTCAGCGTGTCGCGCTACGGCAACGTGGTGGGCAGCCGGGGGAGCGTGATCCCGGTGTTCCTGGCGCAGCGCGCATCGGGAAAGGTGACGGTCACCGATCCGCGCATGACGCGATTCTGGATCACGCTGGACCAAGGTGCGCGCTTCGTCATGCGCTGCGTGCGCGAGATGCACGGCGGAGAGATCTTCGTCCCCAAGCTGCCGAGCATGAACATCCTGGACCTGGTGAAGGCGGTGGCGCCGGAATGCAAGACAGAGACCATCGGCATCCGCCCGGGCGAGAAGGTGCACGAAGTGCTGGTCTCGGAGGACGAGGCGCGGCACACGGTCGAGCTGGACGATATGTTCGTCATCAAGCCCAACCATCCCTGGTGGGGCCAGGACAACTGGGCGCACGGCAAGAAGTTGCCGGATGGGTTCCGCTACACCAGCGACAGCAATCCGCGCTGGTTGACGGACACCGAACTCCAATCCCTGCTGCAAGACGGGGGCCCGGCGGAGCCCCTCGCTCAGGAGCGAACCGGCAGTGCCGCACACTAG
- a CDS encoding DegT/DnrJ/EryC1/StrS aminotransferase family protein — translation MSAVKPEVATTQQKLAIEGGKPVRTAPLPPWPYFAPDEVEAAAAVLRSGKVNYWTGEHGRCFEREFADFVGCRHAVALANGTVALEAALYALGIGPGDEVIVPSRTFIASASCAVMRGATPVMADVDRDSGTLTAAAVRAALTSRTRAIVAAHLGGWPCDMGPILDLARERGIKVIEDCAQSLGATYNGRPTGSLGDLAAFSFCQDKIMTTGGEGGMVTGNDPALVEKIWSFKDHGKSWDACYNRQHPPGFRWLHECFGTNWRMTEMQSALGRATLPKVPEFLRIRRRNAQVLIDRFSRIPSLCVPVPSAGFGHACYRLYAYLDPARLSPGWDRDRIMDAITAEGIFCQSGSCSEIYLEKAFPPEMRPAGRLPVARELGDTSLMFLVHPTLSEQDMADTARAVEKVMAVAGR, via the coding sequence ATGTCCGCAGTGAAGCCCGAGGTCGCTACCACACAGCAAAAACTGGCCATCGAAGGCGGCAAGCCGGTGCGCACCGCGCCCCTTCCGCCCTGGCCGTACTTTGCTCCCGATGAGGTCGAGGCTGCCGCCGCCGTCCTGCGTTCCGGCAAGGTCAATTACTGGACCGGCGAGCACGGCCGCTGCTTCGAGCGCGAGTTCGCGGATTTCGTGGGCTGCCGGCACGCGGTCGCTCTGGCCAACGGTACCGTGGCCCTCGAGGCCGCCCTCTACGCCCTGGGCATCGGACCGGGCGACGAAGTCATAGTACCCAGCCGCACCTTCATCGCCTCCGCCTCCTGCGCCGTCATGCGCGGCGCCACGCCGGTCATGGCCGACGTGGACCGCGACTCCGGCACGCTGACCGCTGCTGCGGTCCGTGCCGCGCTCACCTCGCGCACCCGCGCCATCGTCGCCGCTCATCTGGGCGGATGGCCGTGCGACATGGGTCCCATCCTGGACCTGGCTCGCGAGCGCGGCATCAAGGTCATCGAGGACTGCGCGCAATCCCTTGGCGCTACTTACAATGGCCGTCCCACCGGATCGCTGGGCGACCTCGCAGCTTTTTCTTTCTGCCAGGACAAGATCATGACCACCGGCGGCGAAGGCGGCATGGTCACCGGAAACGATCCGGCTCTGGTGGAGAAAATCTGGTCCTTCAAGGATCACGGCAAGAGTTGGGACGCCTGCTACAACCGCCAGCACCCGCCTGGCTTCCGCTGGCTGCACGAATGTTTCGGCACCAACTGGCGCATGACGGAGATGCAGTCGGCGCTGGGGCGCGCCACGCTGCCCAAGGTGCCCGAGTTCCTCCGGATCCGTCGCCGCAACGCGCAGGTACTGATTGACCGTTTCAGCCGCATCCCCTCGCTTTGCGTGCCCGTACCATCCGCCGGTTTCGGCCATGCGTGTTACAGGCTCTACGCTTATCTCGACCCGGCCCGTCTCTCTCCCGGCTGGGACCGGGACAGGATCATGGACGCCATCACCGCGGAGGGCATCTTCTGCCAGAGCGGCAGTTGCAGCGAGATTTATTTGGAGAAAGCCTTTCCGCCTGAGATGCGGCCCGCCGGTCGCCTTCCCGTCGCGCGTGAACTGGGCGACACCAGCCTCATGTTCCTCGTCCACCCCACGCTGAGCGAGCAGGACATGGCCGACACCGCTCGTGCCGTCGAAAAAGTGATGGCTGTCGCCGGCCGTTAG